The Nematostella vectensis chromosome 6, jaNemVect1.1, whole genome shotgun sequence region CTTACCTTATTTACTGCATTTTTTCAACATGGTtaactatttatttatttcaaaggCTTCTGATGACATCTTAGTTAGAGACTTCCGAATAAAAGCAAACAATTAAGTACCACTTGAAGCTAGAATAAGAAAACTCCTCAACTATAACCTCTCTAAAATCTACACCAAACTTTTAAATGATACTCGATTGAGGGGAAATTTAAAGATAAGGCATGGTAAGAGTGTGCGGATAAAGACCCCTACGTGGCAAGATGGGGATTCCCCTATAAGATGTCTAATCACAATTTCAAATCGGACATGAATATTTTGTTCTGTTTTTAAACACTTGACGAAGAATGCTTCTACCGACGAAATAATGATTATTAGCACCGTGAGATCACCATTAGAAAAGATTGTTTCCTAGTATAAATTGTACTCACTCGATTCTGGGTTAGGGTACTCACTCGATTTTTAGCTAAGAGCGCACGCTTAACTTTAAAAATCACGTGATCTGTGGATCCTCCATAAATCAGCTAAGAATCACGTGATCTGTGGATCCTTCATGAACCAGCTAAGAATCATGTGATCTGTGGATCCTTCATGAATCAGCTAAGAATCACGTGATCTGTGAATCCTACGTGAACCAGCTAAGAATCACGTGATCTGTGGATCCTTCATAAATCAGCTAAGAATGACGTGATCTGTGGATCCTACGTGAATCAGCTAAGAATCACGTGATCTGTGGGTCCTTCATGAATCAGCTAAAGATCTCATATCTGTGGATCCTACATGAATCGGCTAAGAATCACGTGATCTGTGGATCCTTCATGAATCAGCTAAGAATCTCATATCTGTGGATCCTACATGAATCAGCTAAGAATCACGTGATCTGTGGATCCTTCATGATACAGCTACGAATCACGCAATCTGTGGATCTTTCCTTAATCAGCTATCTGATTATCGATATTTGATTCTACGCGCCATAGGATATGTACTAAGTACGTGTCCAATGTACCTTTGTCCCAGGGCGCAAAAAAGCTTTATGTtgatagctcgcgctggcGCTCTTGAACCCAGTGgctcaaccggcgtgaagaaaccgtttatagtaatccacaccaccctatttagCATCGTCCACTATTTTCCTCAAGTTACTTCctactcaattactatttttatcttttgctaGTTAagcatcaatgaactttgttgTCAATGAACTAGCTGTAACATGCCACAGTAACttatttataacctgaagcagacaggtattggcctgccgaaatatcgttttaaaaaaacaactctacgttgttttttttacttaaggTTTTACTTTGATAAAGGGTTCTAACGAACTAATAAATATTCAAATGTCGAAACAAGTGAATCCACTTGTTTCGACATTTGATAATTCTGGGTATTACAAAAATCTTATCCAATAATTGCTTATAATCGGATcgaaaaaatgtttaataatttttgtcttagctttttttatttattttttttccagcaaTCCATTTCGACGctcaaaaaggaaagaaaaactgGCCCAGCTTCAGAAAGAGCGTGAACATTGTGTTTGTCATATAACAGCTGATAGGCATTATCCGGTCAGAAGTGCCAACAGTGAATGGAAACACGAAGGTTATCACAAAGTTGCCATAACGAAAGATGTACAGTAACGACTTACATTACCACAAGTATTGTAGATTTTATTAAAACTGTCATGGGCCTCCTTAAGGTTTgattaaaacatatttttaatgattctctctttttttctcctttcgattttctttatttttttgccatttttaatttttactaAAAGTGAAGGCCTTGTTTGTTGTGTCAGCCCAAAGCTGGATAATTAAGGGTCAATTAAAGACCTATTCTTCGGTCAACGGCTAATTGAAGTCATTTAAGCGCTTTCTAACGGTCAAAGTATTGGTGTAAACAGCCGAGCAGATGTACCTTCAAATGTATTGACGGACAAAAAGTTGTGTAAATATACGGTTTAATTCATTATGGCAAGGGCGTATAAATAAGCCGCATCGCCAACATGTTTCATGCTTCACGGAAAGGTACATGTTCCCGTTATCATGAGAGAAGTTAGTTTACTACTGCTTGCGCTGATCGGCGCCACGACAGCAGCCTACAACGGTAAGAAGGATAACATAAAAAACATAATCAAAAATACAAAGAGGGGCTGTGcagtatcatatgaaaaattaGCGATTCTTTAATTGGAAATGACCCAGGGGGAGAGTGCGCGCTCATCCTGTGAACCCCCTGGGAAATAATTTGTTGGTGGTTGCGggcgtcatcattatcatcatcatcatttttacGCTGAGAGTAtgccacccccctccccctgttgCTTACCTTGGTGCTGTCGATGTTATGTTATATATTTGCTCTTTTGAGCAGCCCAAGCACAATGCCCCACATCAACTCTTAATTTACCGTCGCCCCTTTACTTGCAGATCCCACATGTAATTTCGACAGTGACTTGAGCGGCTGTGGCTGGTCACAAGTCTACGGCGATGACTTCAATTTTCGGTTCCGGCGCTACGGCACCCTCTCGAACGGCACAGGTCCAAGCGATGACATCACAGGCGGAGGTATGATGACGTAACACCCATGCTTTTTCTAGGATTTACTTACTTGATTCTTCTCACTCTTTCCGGAGAAAATGAGGCCTTCACAATGTTCGagcgatttaaaaaaataatagacaTTTGCACAAAAAATGATAGTGAAATGGGAAATGCCATTGCTATAATAAAATTCCCACAGGAAAGTAGGTGTTTTGTTAGGTTGTTACCATTTCTACCAGTCAAGAACGCAGCCCACCTATGCCTGAGGATTATTCCTCCTTAAAATTTGCTTATTTCCCCTAGGGAAGTACGCCTACATCGATGCACGGTACCAGTATAAAGGCGACAAGGCGCGTCTCGAGTTCACTGGTCCAGATCTTGGCGTACAGTGCATGGATTTCTACTTCTATATGCGCGGCGCAGGTATGGGCACTCTTAACATCTACAATAACGGCAAGCTGCTTTTCACGAGGTCTGGAGACCACGGCAACAGGTGGCATTTTGGAGAAGTGACTCTTGTTGGCACGAGAAAGGTAATCAAGGACCTTGAACAAAAGTGTTGTTCAGTTGAATTTGTACTCTAGTACGTGATCCCAAAAGAGCATGATTTGTGCTCTGTTGTTCATATGCACTACGTTACACGTTTTTATGCTTCAAATCTACTCGTGCGTATTGCTGCTAGTACATCATCCCACGTGATGTTTTGAGTTTCTTCGCCAACATTTCTACTTTTACTGTTCTACTGTTTTTTGTTATGTAAATAATGATGTGTCACTTCTGCTTTCCCACTTGGCAGGTGCTTGCTGGTTCTTTTCTCCTTGtagttttctttctttctttctttttttctttctttctttctttctctctctctttcttcctttctttctttctttctttctttctttttcccgTGCGTTTAAGCATGTACCTGGACTTACTCGGTGTTCAATGGCATGTTTTCAGATTGTTATTGAGGCTGTGGTTGGTCCAACCGATAAGAGCGATGTTGCTATTGATGACATTATGGTCTGGCCAGGCTCATGCCCGGGAACAGTGACTCCTGTCCCCACCGCaccccctccaccacctacaaCTACCGCTGCCATCACTACAAAAGTACCGGTTACCACTCGAGCACCTATCACACAGCCACCTTCAGGTAAGAATAATACTGTAACTGTTTTGACCAGTCTCAAGCACCCGTCCACACAGCCATCTTCAGGTGGGGATTATGCTGTACGTGTGTAGACAAGTCTCAAGCACCCGTCCACACAGCCATCTTCAGGTGGGGATTATGCTGTACGTGTGTAGACAAGTCTCAAGCACCCGTCCACGCAGCCATCTTCAGGTGGGGATTATACGTGTATAGACCAGTCTCAAGCACCCGTCCGCAAAGCCATCTTCAGGTAAGAGTGATACGCTATGTGTTTAGCTGTATAGCTACTGTATCATAGTCCCTCGACGAACGCCCGGACCACCGATACTAGAAAGGAGAAATGACTCACCTAGTCTCTGCGGCATTCTTTCCGGTTTTCCTGTGTGGATGAACATTTACTTTAAATAGCGCGGCTATTGTCACGCGAATTTTTTGTGTATTAATACTCGTATACATGCTTACTCGCGGCATGATGCTCGCAATTTTTTTGCAACCTGCTTGCGGTCGCCTTGATTAAAGGTACTTGATTAAAGacgagataaaaaaaaggctgGTTCATGAAATGGTTTTGCAGTTTGCATACGAGTTGCAAAACCGTCATACGCGAGGCAAATTTTAGAAACCAGCTCTACTTCTTTGTAACTGGCAAAGCAACAAAAATTGCTGTGCAAGTGTAACATGGCCCTAGTTCAAGACGCCTCTAACATATCATCAAAATCTTACTTCAGGCTCATGCGGCAGTAAGCCAAGTGGGACCCGTATCGTGGGAGGCACCGAGGCACCAGTCAACGGATGGCCCTGGCAGGCCATGCTCCGGTCAGCGGGAGGCTCACAATTCTGCGGGGGCTCCTTGATCCACCCTGAATGGGTACTGACCGCTGCCCACTGTCTGGAGAACACTCAGCCTTCTGATATCGAGATAAGGTTTGTCCTTTCGGTATTTTCAGTTAAAAGCGGTTCTTATGCAGTTACCGGCGAAGTCACATAGTCACTAGGCCTTTTTCAACTGTGCAGGAAATCGATTCTTTCTATTTTAGTACTTATTCGCGTTTGCACCGACTCTCTTTTCTAAAAGTTTGATCACTCGGGCCTTTATTCTGTTCATAGAAGTAATGAGACtactaataaataataataatgatgatgatgatgatgatgatgatgatgatgatgatgatgatgatgatgatgatgatgatgatgatgatgatgatgatgatgatgatgatgatgatgatgatgatgatgatagtagtaataataatggttTATTCACAGTGTATCTAGGTGGCTCACAGTGTATCTAGGTGGCTCTTCATCTGCGAAGAAACTATCTTAAGCTAATTAAGTAacgaaatatatatatatagctaATTAAGTAacgaaatatatatatatatttatatatatatattatttaaatcccctgatgagtgggcaaccacgaaacagacctgtagggaaacctatgtagtttgtatttttttcaaaccaacactatacaccgctctactttcgagtattgagcactttctatgaaagccttcaaccatcattttatatatatatatatatcaaatatatgaacaaaaaagaaatgaacCTTACCtatatacaaataaatatatattatgtacAAATATATACATAGCTTATAGCTACGTGGCGCAAATATACATAGCTCATAGCTGCGCAGCGCGTGTTTGCAGAAATTTCCTAGTTAAAGTATCTGTTGTGAACGGAACTACTAGTCTTGTTCCAGAGTTAGATCTAAGGCATCTTGTCGGTTTTACAATATCCAAGTTAAGATAAGATGGCCAGAAAGTGCTATAAAGTTCTTTAAAAGCTGCCAAATTAACATCGTGCGCCGTCAGCACAATCGTTTCTGCCATCGTCAACGTCACCAGGATTATCAAAATCCTCAGAAATTAAACATCTTCTTCCGGTTCCACTTAATTCGTCTTtatctatattttttcttcGCCTCAGCAAATTTGCTTTATTTTGGTCAAAGCTTCCCCCTTCAAACGATATAAATTTTAGTCTCTTTACTCCCCGTGTAAGCAACACCAGCCATTATTGATAAAAACACGTATTTCAGGGCCCAGCAATGTTTGGTTGAAGAATTTTTTAACGTTCGCAAAATTTAGCAAGGTGCTTCGCCAACATTTTCTATCTAGTCAAATAATTATGAATGTGCTATTAATGTTGTTTTCTCGAATATTGTTTGCATGTGCCCTGGCAAAATCTAAGTCTCTTAATATTCCCAAAGACTCGGCGCGCATAACCGCATCATCGACGACACAGTCGGAACAGAACAAGACATCAAGGTGTCAAAGATCGTCTCCCACACGAGCTACAACTCCCCTCTGCAGTACTCACACGACATCGCGCTCATCAAGCTAGCCACGCCCGCTATTATGGGTAATGGTGTGGGTACCGTCTGTCTTCCGGACACAATCCAAAAACTGCCGCTGGATGACCTGAACCAAAAGTGCTGGATAACAGGCTGGGGCACACTTGCATCCGGCGGAAATCAGCCTAACAAGCTAATGCAGGCGTCAGTACCACTCGTGTCTCAGAGCAAATGCAACACAGCGTACCCTAACAAGGTGAGCTGGAGAAACCTGTCTGTTTTATTTGTGTGCATTTAGTGTGTTTCAGACGCGAAGCAAGGATATGACACAGCTTCTTTTAAGAAAGTTATGGAACTTGGTTGCTGAGTATTCCTCTCTCATAACCAGATCCACGACAGCATGCTTTGCGCAGGCCTGGACGCTGGTGGTATTGACGCATGTCAAGGAGACTCTGGCGGACCGCTGGTCTGTGAATACAACGGACGCTGGCACATAGAGGGCGCTACAAGCTGGGGCTACGGATGTGCGTCACCCAATCAGTACGGAGTGTATGCGCATGTGCGCTACCTGAAGGCTTGGGTGCAAGGCATCATGGGGGCTGCACCACCAACACCGCCCCCAGTCACGGGTGAGTGTAGTACAAGAGATCTAGTGAGTATTGTTCTCAGCATGTTTGATGGGAATATGACCATATTTGGCTTGTCTCCAGATGCACCAACTCCTCCGCCACCAGTGAAAACCACAGCCGCCCCGACTCCTTCCCCGCCACAGACCCCGCCTCCACCAACAGGTAAGAAAAagttcttttgaaaacaaaaaatgtacTGATTTTCTTCAAAAGAAGAAATAACAAAGCGTTAATAAGCCGGGGTCTTATGATAACTCATTACGGTAACCCATCTTTGTTAATCTAGTCTTATGATATTTCCTCAAAAGGCTCTTGTGGCAGTAAGCCAAGTGGGACCCGTATCGTGGGAGGCACCGAAGCACCAGTCAACGGATGGCCCTGGCAGGCCATGCTCCGGTCAGCGGGAGGCTCACAATTCTGCGGGGGCTCCTTGATCCACCCTGAATGGGTACTGACCGCTGCCCACTGTCTGGAGAACACTCAGCCTTCTGATATCGAGATAAGGTTTGTCCTTTCGGTATTTTCAGTTAAAAGCGGTTCTTATGCAGTTATCGGCGAAGTCACATAGTCACTAGGCCTTTTTCAACTGTGCAGGAAATCGATCCTTTCTATTTTAGTACTTATTCGCGTTTGCACCGACTCTCTTTTCTAAAAGTTTGATCACTCGGGCCTTTATTCTGTTCATAGAAGTAATGAGACtactaataaataataataataatgatgatgatgatgatgatgatgatgatgatcatgatcatgatgatcataatgataatgataatgataatgataatgataatgataatgataatgataatgataatgataatgataatgataatgataatgataatgataatgataatgataatgataatgataatgataatgataatgataataataataataatagtaataataatggttTATTCACAGTATATCCACTAGGTGGCTCTTCATCTGCGAAGAAACTATCCTAAGCTAATTAAGTaacgatatatatatatatatatatatatatatatatatatatatatatatatatatatatatatatatatatatatatatatatatatcaaatatatgaacaaaaaagaaatgaacCTGACCtatatacaaataaatatatattatgtacAAATATATACATAGCTTATAGCTGCGTGGCGCAAATATACATAGCTCATAGCTGCGCAGCGCGTGTTTGCAGAAATTTCCTAGTTAACGTACAAAAAGGACGAAAATCAGAACAGTTTCTTATACTGGCGGGGAGAGAATTAAAAAGAGTAGCTGCAGAATGCTGGAAAGTATCTGTTGTGAACGGAACTACTAGTCTTGTTCCAGAGTTAGATCTAAGGCATCTTGTCGGTTTTAAAATATCCAAGTTAAGATAAGATGGCCAGGAAGTACTATAAAGTTCTTTAAAAGCTGCCAAATTAACATCGTGCGCCGTCAACACAATCGTTTCTGCCATCGTCAACGTCACCAGGATTATCAAAATCCTCAGAAATTAAACATCTTCTTCCGGTTCCACTTAATTCGTCTTtatctatattttttcttcGCCTCAGCAAATTTGCTTTATTTTGGTCAAAGCTTCCCCCTTCAAACGATATAAATTTTAGTCTCTTTACTCCCCGTGTAAGCAACACCAGCCATTATTGATAAAAACACGTATTTCAGGGCCCAGCAATGTTTGGTTGAAGAATTTTTTAACGTTCGCAAAATTTAGCAAGGTGCTTCGCCAACATTTTCTATCTAGTCAAATAATTATGAATGTGCTATTAATGTTGTTTTCTCGAATATTGTTTGCATGTGCCCTGGCAAAATCTAAGTCTCTTAATATTCCCAAAGACTCGGCGCGCATAACCGCATCATCGACGACACAGTCGGAACAGAACAAGACATCAAGGTGTCAAAGATCTTCCCCCACACGAGCTACAACT contains the following coding sequences:
- the LOC5521385 gene encoding transmembrane protease serine 9, which encodes MLHGKVHVPVIMREVSLLLLALIGATTAAYNDPTCNFDSDLSGCGWSQVYGDDFNFRFRRYGTLSNGTGPSDDITGGGKYAYIDARYQYKGDKARLEFTGPDLGVQCMDFYFYMRGAGMGTLNIYNNGKLLFTRSGDHGNRWHFGEVTLVGTRKIVIEAVVGPTDKSDVAIDDIMVWPGSCPGTVTPVPTAPPPPPTTTAAITTKVPVTTRAPITQPPSGSCGSKPSGTRIVGGTEAPVNGWPWQAMLRSAGGSQFCGGSLIHPEWVLTAAHCLENTQPSDIEIRLGAHNRIIDDTVGTEQDIKVSKIVSHTSYNSPLQYSHDIALIKLATPAIMGNGVGTVCLPDTIQKLPLDDLNQKCWITGWGTLASGGNQPNKLMQASVPLVSQSKCNTAYPNKIHDSMLCAGLDAGGIDACQGDSGGPLVCEYNGRWHIEGATSWGYGCASPNQYGVYAHVRYLKAWVQGIMGAAPPTPPPVTDAPTPPPPVKTTAAPTPSPPQTPPPPTGSCGSKPSGTRIVGGTEAPVNGWPWQAMLRSAGGSQFCGGSLIHPEWVLTAAHCLENTQPSDIEIRLGAHNRIIDDTVGTEQDIKVSKIFPHTSYNSPLQYSHDIALIKLATPAIMGNGVGTVCLPDTIQKLPLDDLNQKCWITGWGTLASGGNQPNKLMQASVPLVSQSKCNTAYPNKIHDSMLCAGLDAGGIDACQGDSGGPLVCEYNGRWHIEGATSWGYGCASPNQYGVYAHVRYLKAWVQGIMGAAPPTPPPVTDAPTPPPPVKTTAAPTPSPPQTPPPPTGSCGSKPSGTRIVGGTEAPVNGWPWQAMLRSAGGSQFCGGSLIHPEWVLTAAHCLENTQPSDIEIRLGAHNRITDDTVGTEQDIKVSKIVSHTSYNSPLQYSHDIALIKLATPAIMGNGVGTVCLPDTIQKLPLDDLNQKCWITGWGTLASDGNQPNKLMQASVPLVSQSKCNTAYPNKIHDSMLCAGLDAGGIDACQGDSGGPLVCEYKGRWHIEGATSWGYGCASPNQYGVYAHVRYLKAWVQGIMGNN